In the Anguilla anguilla isolate fAngAng1 chromosome 7, fAngAng1.pri, whole genome shotgun sequence genome, one interval contains:
- the LOC118232444 gene encoding toll-like receptor 5 yields MRRVRVLFVVIGVFVLSQKCDSLCQISGELALCDGRSLVQVPMLPSYVTRVSLSNNYIGEVNETSFAGQEQLESIDLGTQKTEKLLVRNNAFRGLTNLTFLHLGDIQALILEPSAFAGLTNLKSLVLLYSGLDESILEGDYLRPLQSLETLNLFGNKISRIRPALFFQNMTKLKEISLKLNTISSICEGDLLGFQGKHFHLLELSSIYLRDMNKYGTDWKKCGNPFANISVTVLALSGNGFSVEKTQLFFKATEGTRIDYLILSSNTMGRSIGYSNLKDPDKRTFEGLGKSSLKILDISKNSIFSLQFSVFSALKEAEVIMLAHNKINQIDKGAFLGLISLRGLDLSNNLLGEIYPYTFENLPNVVHINLSYNHIGVIVYKSFDGLYNLTTLDLTGNSITVLHTFAKIPNLKQLLLGDNDIQSVYGLPVFAKTSTVVELGNNKLRDLKALYEILANLPYVQTILFGSNLISVCFPSHSIPPQNSLMVLDLQKNAMQSIWASEVCLDVFDNLSNLHSISLMGNALRSPLPKGIFKGLVSLKSMDLSFNMLTYLPKDTFPKNLKSLDLSHNILSSPDPDAFLSVVLINLSDNPFFCDCSLKKFLPWLNKTNTTFASPKESLRCEFPKQLLGVSLVDCSADVCEEDDENLMAELRIVLLVTSSTVLVLTTVGGIAFAHLRGTCFNVYKRALARVLEGPRNDPAQDRFKYDAYLCFSHTDFRWVNRALLKRLDSQFSENNLLRLCFEARDFMPGEDHVSNIRDAIWHSRKTVCVVSREFLKDGWCLEAFSLAQSRMIDELRDVLVMVVVGRIPHYQLMKYQLIRAFVQKREYLQWPEDSQDLEWFYDRLTLKILKQGRVEKQSDIKLQNIPKS; encoded by the coding sequence ATGAGGAGAGTCAGAGTACTTTTTGTTGTCAttggagtttttgttttgtcacagAAGTGTGATTCACTTTGTCAAATCAGCGGCGAACTAGCCTTGTGTGATGGTCGGTCCCTCGTCCAAGTTCCAATGTTACCCTCTTACGTAACCAGAGTTTCTCTCAGCAACAATTATATAGGCGAGGTCAATGAAACGTCTTTTGCTGGACAGGAGCAGCTGGAGTCAATTGACCTTGGGACACAGAAAACGGAGAAGCTTCTTGTTAGGAACAATGCATTTCGAGGGCTGACAAACCTGACATTTCTCCATTTAGGGGACATCCAAGCTCTTATTCTTGAACCCAGTGCATTTGCGGGACTGACAAACTTGAAGAGTCTGGTTTTGTTATACAGTGGCCTTGATGAATCCATTCTGGAGGGGGACTACCTACGTCCCCTTCAGTCGCTCGAAACCCTCAACCTCTTTGGCAACAAGATCAGCAGAATTCGGCCTgccctttttttccaaaacatgaCAAAACTTAAAGAGATCAGCTTGAAACTGAACACCATCAGCAGCATTTGTGAAGGAGACCTGCTTGGCTTCCAGGGCAAGCACTTCCACCTCCTGGAACTGTCTAGCATTTATTTGCGGGACATGAATAAGTATGGTACAGACTGGAAAAAATGTGGCAACCCATTCGCAAATATTTCTGTGACAGTGTTGGCCTTGTCTGGTAATGGGTTTAGTGTTGAAAAAACGCAACTATTTTTCAAAGCAACAGAAGGGACCAGAATCGATTACCTCATTCTCTCCTCCAATACTATGGGCCGATCAATCGGCTATTCCAATCTGAAAGACCCAGACAAAAGGACATTTGAAGGCCTTGGCAAAAGCTCTCTAAAAATTTTGGACATATctaaaaattcaattttctcTCTCCAATTTTCAGTATTCAGTGCTCTGAAAGAGGCAGAAGTGATCATGCTTGCTCATAACAAAATTAATCAGATTGACAAGGGTGCATTTTTGGGGCTCATCAGTCTACGAGGGCTTGACCTTTCAAACAACCTCTTGGGTGAGATCTATCCCTACACTTTTGAAAATCTTCCCAACGTTGTTCATATAAATCTGTCATACAACCACATTGGGGTAATTGTATACAAGTCCTTTGATGGGCTTTACAATTTAACTACTTTAGATCTCACAGGAAACTCTATCACTGTTCTtcatacatttgcaaaaatacCCAACTTGAAGCAGCTCCTCTTAGGTGATAATGACATACAGTCTGTTTATGGTCTTCCTGTCTTTGCTAAAACAAGCACCGTAGTTGAATTAGGGAACAACAAATTGAGGGACCTTAAAGCATTGTATGAAATCCTTGCTAATCTACCTTATGTGCAGACAATTCTATTTGGATCTAACTTGATTTCGGTCTGTTTCCCCAGTCATTCCATACCACCACAGAACAGCCTAATGGTCCTTGACCTGCAGAAAAATGCAATGCAGTCAATATGGGCATCTGAAGTCTGCTTAGATGTGTTTGACAACCTCAGCAATCTCCATAGCATTTCTCTAATGGGTAATGCCCTCCGGTCCCCTTTACCGAAAGGTATTTTCAAAGGCCTGGTCTCTCTGAAGTCAATGGACCTTTCTTTCAACATGCTCACGTATCTTCCTAAAGATACATTCCCGAAAAACCTGAAATCTCTCGATTTGTCCCATAATATCTTAAGCTCTCCTGACCCAGACGCCTTTCTGTCTGTTGTGCTCATTAACCTGAGTGACAATCCTTTCTTCTGTGACTGCAGCTTGAAGAAGTTTCTCCCCTGgcttaacaaaacaaatacaacattCGCAAGCCCCAAGGAAAGCCTGAGATGTGAGTTTCCCAAGCAGTTGTTGGGTGTTAGCCTCGTGGATTGCAGTGCAGATGTATGCGAGGAGGATGACGAGAATCTCATGGCAGAGCTGAGGATCGTACTTTTAGTGACCTCCTCTACAGTCCTGGTGCTCACCACTGTGGGTGGCATTGCCTTTGCTCATCTCCGAGGAACCTGCTTCAACGTTTACAAAAGGGCCCTCGCCAGGGTTTTGGAGGGACCCCGAAATGATCCTGCCCAGGATAGGTTCAAGTACGATGCCTACCTGTGTTTCAGCCATACTGATTTCAGGTGGGTGAATCGTGCCCTGCTCAAGAGGTTGGACTCACAGTTCTCGGAAAACAACCTCCTCCGCTTATGCTTTGAAGCTCGGGACTTTATGCCAGGGGAGGACCACGTCTCCAATATAAGAGATGCCATCTGGCACAGCCGGAAGACCGTGTGCGTGGTGTCAAGAGAGTTCCTCAAGGACGGATGGTGTCTTGAGGCCTTCAGTTTGGCTCAGAGCCGGATGATTGACGAGCTGAGGGACGTCCTTGTCATGGTCGTGGTCGGGCGGATCCCGCACTACCAGCTGATGAAGTACCAGCTAATCAGGGCGTTTGTACAGAAGAGGGAGTACCTGCAGTGGCCAGAGGATAGCCAAGACCTGGAGTGGTTCTATGACAGGCTCACACTGAAGATTCTAAAGCAGGGGAGAGTTGAGAAGCAAAGTGACATCAAGCTTCAAAATATCCCCAAGTCGTGA